One Rhizoctonia solani chromosome 2, complete sequence DNA segment encodes these proteins:
- a CDS encoding NUDIX family hydrolase, with translation MPRQSLKNMSQNDSKLKSVTGDEIVLKPESVIALEQLAQHVPSYPPPGQTKRFPRSRQAAVLVALFVGRLGDIYILLSRQVLSLSICGLLSRSFSRSLGLRTYGGDTSLPGGRMEPNDRSIEDTARREAFEEVGLPIDKRRIKFLCTLEPFLSGNSLIVTPVVVLIKDQSLKPKLNAPEPPASLFPLGSHPPSDGAIRSLPPPPARQESISDPTPTSEKHTSSQKKLFQSKRPKFATASYHARGPAAYPPPEQPAVAPYHSYVDVAWGPAKEPVRFHRFLTGREEQGVKPIFGLTASILLQTAIVAYSPQVPDFELKAPNQRSTEQRFATAMRTVPVLREAARAEDLKEWGPWDEKLVPKSKL, from the exons ATGCCTCGTCAGTCGTTAAAAAACATGAGCCAAAACGATTCGAAACTCAAGTCCGTTACGGGCGATGAAATAGTGCTTAAACCTGAATCAGTGAT TGCATTAGAACAATTGGCACAACATGTTCCTTCGTACCCTCCACCAGGCCAAACCAAAAGGTTCCCTCGTTCGCGGCAGGCCGCGGTACTGGTTGCTCTTTTTGTTGGAAGACTAGGCGACATCTATATCCTGCTGAGTCGGCAAGTCTTAAGTTTGTCTATATGCGGTCTACTAAGTCGTAGCTTCAGTCGATCACTGGGTCTCAGAACTTATGGAGGCGACACATCCTTGCCCGGTGGGAGGATGGAACCAAATGACAGATCAATCGAGGATACGGCG AGGAGAGAGGCGTTCGAGGAA GTTGGCCTGCCGATAGACAAGCGCCGGATCAAGTTTCTGTGCACGTTGGAACCATTCT TATCCGGAAATAGCTTGATCGTAACACC TGTAGTCGTCCTTATTAAGGATCAGTCATTAAAACCCAAATTAAATGCCCCTGAA CCCCCTGCGTCTCTTTTTCCACTTGGATCACACCCTCCTTCGGACGGTGCCATAAGGTCACTCCCTCCGCCTCCCGCTAGACAGGAATCTATATCAGATCCAACGCCAACTTCTGAAAAGCACACGTCGTCACAAAAGAAACTATTCCAGTCAAAGCGTCCGAAATTCGCCACGGCTTCTTACCATGCACGAGGTCCGGCAGCCTATCCACCACCAGAGCAACCCGCAGTCGCCCCGTATCATTCGTACGTTGATGTGGCCTGGGGTCCAGCCAAAGAGCCTGTGCGTTTCCATCGTTTCCTAACGGGCCGCGAAGAACAAGGCGTCAAGCCGATCTTCGGCTTAACAGC GTCTATCCTTTTACAAACAGCCATTGTCGCGTATAGCCCCCAGGTCCCAGATTTTGAGCTTAAAGCACCAAATCAAAGGTCAACTGAACAGAGATTTGCGACTGCAATGCGAACAGTACCCGTCTTGAGGGAGGCAGCCCGGGCAGAAGATCTAAAAGAATGGGGACCTTGGGATGAGAAATTGGTACCAAAAAGCAAATTATGA
- a CDS encoding rhomboid family protein produces the protein MAISILLANLRVSRSHVHNLARVNGYSTRRNLWASYQRFLPRRDTHGHYGHHGSGSPRTNSTFAEQFTAPSLTSPTLFVVGLSGLAYYAAGTATNRDTQYWAEKLGAGQWWRGLTAPGSFELRRARVLDLKQRLTEHLSSLRDNTALLPVAVRVFVNRTAYIAANNWLGAGEGRQTSMMITGLCASIFVAWQIPALRGVMRRHFLHDPLSGRHHTMATSIFSHSAFMHLAFNSLALLSFGTAANALLRNKQALVPSGLPESTSMYHFMAFFLTAGFFFLCIAYNLYAR, from the exons ATGGCCATCAGTATACTACTGGCTAATTTGCGGGTCTCGCGGTCGCACGTACACAATCTGGCACGAGTGAATGGGTATTCAACTAGACGAAATCTGTGGGCCTCTTACCAACGATTCTTGCCCCGACGCGATACTCATGGGCACTATGGACATCATGGGTCGGGCTCACCACGGACAAATTCTAcatttgcagaacagtttACTGCACCCTCTTTAACTAGTCCCACTCTC TTTGTTGTCGGCTTGTCCGGCCTTGCTTACTATGCGGCCGGCACGGCTACGAACCGGGACACACAGTACTGGGCAGAAAAGCTCGGAGCAGGACAATGGTGGAGAGGACTTACTGCTCCCGGGAGCTTTGAGCTTCGTAGGGCGCGTGTATTGGACTTGAAGCAG AGACTCACTGAGCATTTGAGCTCTTTACGGGATAACACTGCTTTGCTGCCTGTCGCTGTTCGTGTATTTGTGAATCGTACTGCTTATATTGCAGCCAACAATTGGTTAGGCGCAGGCGAAGGACGCCAGACGAGCATGATGATCACAG GGTTATGTGCTTCCATTTTTGTGGCCTGGCAAATTCCAGCACTGAGAGGAGTAATGAGACGCCACTTTTTACACGATCCACTCTCTGGTAGGCATCACACTATGGCTACTAGCATTTTCAGCCACTCGGCATTTATGCACCTTGCATTCAACTCACTTGCACTTTTATCCTTTG GGACCGCTGCGAATGCGTTGCTGAGGAACAAGCAAGCTTTGGTGCCGTCCGGACTTCCAGAATCCACCAGCATGTACCATTTCATGGCTTTCTTCCTAACAG CTGGATTTTTCTTCCTATGTATCGCATATAATCTCTACGCGCGTTAG